GGCCTGCGCCGAATGTCATGGAGCAGACGGAAAAGACGTCGATCTTACGATTCACGATCCCGATTTTCTCACGCTCCTCAGCGATCAAGTTCTACGGCGCATCGTCATCACCGGCCGTTCCGATCTCGGGATGCCAAGCTATGCAGGCACCGAGGGTCGATCGGACGACTTCCAACCTTTGACATCGACGGACATTGACGATGTCGTGGCGCTGCTCGCCGCATGGCGGCGCGGCCCTCTCAGCAAGAGCGAGCTCAAGTAAGCATGACGGACTACAAGATGGTACAACTCACATCCGCTCTGCCGCCGGTGCCGCCGTGCATCGCATCGATTCCGCCGTCTGCTCCGCGCCGCTCCTTCCTGCGCTGGATCACCGGCCTTTGCGGCACCGTGGCAAGCGCGGTCTTAGGGCTACCGCTGGTCGGCTACTTTCTCGCGCGACGAAAACGAGAAGTCGCCTGGGTCAGCCTAGGCTCGATCGAAGACTTCCCGGTGAACGAAACGCGCATGATTATGTTCGATAGCCCGTTGCGGCAGCCGTGGGACGGCATGACGGCGCACACCGGTGTTTATGTCCGCTACGAAGGTCGCGACGAACAGTCCGTCGACCGGTTCTTGGTGTTGGCCGTGAATTGCGCGCATCTCGGTTGCCCGGTATCGTGGTTTCCGCAATCGGGCCTGTTCATGTGTCCGTGTCATGGCGGCGTTTACCATGCGAACGGAGAACGTGCGTCGGGCCCTCCGCCGCGCGGAATGTTTCACTGTGTCTGGCGCATTCAAGACGGTCGACTCCAGGTTCAAGCCCCGCACTACCCAACGTTGCAAGACACGCTCGACGGCACGGTCTAAGAGAGGGAAGGCCCAGGCAGCAGAGGGCCGAACGAAAGCGTTATCGCGAGGAAGAAGCATCGATGGTCGGAATGCTCAAAACGATCGGCAACTGGCTCGACGCGCGTGTCGGATTTCGCGAGACGTTCTGGCCGATGCTGCGGCATCCGGTTCCGCGCTCGCTCGAAGGTCCGATGGGCTGGTGGTATGTCTTCGGCAGCGCGTCGATGACGCTGCTGCTGATTCAAATCGTCACCGGCATCGGCTTGGCCTTGGTCTATGTCCCCGCGGCGGACCAAGCTTACGAAAGCTTGTTGTTCCTCGACTACCGGCAGCCGCTCGGCTGGTTTTTGCGGGCCCTGCACTACTACGCGGGCTCCGGCATGGTGGTCATGTTGCTCATCCATATGACGCAAGTATTCCTCCACGGTGCGTATAAGTACCCGCGCGAATTGACATGGACCGTCGGGGTCGTGCTGTTGCTTTGCACGCTCGGCATGTTTTTTACCGGCCAGATTCTCCGCTGGGATCCGGACGCTTACTGGGGCCTAGCGGTTGCCGGCTCGATGGCGGGCCGCGTGCCGATCATCGGCCCGGAAATAGTGCATGGGTTGTTGGGGGGCGACGTGATCGGGGGAGATTCGTTGAGCCGGTTTTTCGCGCTGCATGTGTTCGTGATCCCGGCGGCATTGTTCGCGTTCTTGGCGTTGCATTTGTGGCTGGTGCTGAAGTGCGGCATCAGCGCGCCGCCGGTGCCTGGCATCATAGTCGACCCAAAAACATATGACGCGGAATATGAGAAGGAGTTGAAGACGGGCGTTCCGTTCTTCGG
This Planctomycetia bacterium DNA region includes the following protein-coding sequences:
- a CDS encoding Rieske 2Fe-2S domain-containing protein, whose product is MTDYKMVQLTSALPPVPPCIASIPPSAPRRSFLRWITGLCGTVASAVLGLPLVGYFLARRKREVAWVSLGSIEDFPVNETRMIMFDSPLRQPWDGMTAHTGVYVRYEGRDEQSVDRFLVLAVNCAHLGCPVSWFPQSGLFMCPCHGGVYHANGERASGPPPRGMFHCVWRIQDGRLQVQAPHYPTLQDTLDGTV